A window of Haloarchaeobius litoreus contains these coding sequences:
- a CDS encoding methionyl-tRNA formyltransferase, whose amino-acid sequence MCVVLFTSAEPLYLPRYLQPIFEAHADTIDQVVIAPFDASPAEQLRSQAGMYGARAGIRMALRYGRSRGLDALPGQVARRVTGRYHSVPSVARAHGIPVERIPDVSDPTFVERMEDLAPDLLLSIVAGQRLPGPVLESANDAVNLHGSLLPKYRGRATAFWPLFYGDDRTGVTAHRMTERFDAGPILAQRAFPLDNADTVDTVYRKLAKVGASLVVELLAAYPELPAERPNGTTPADYHGLPGPEERRLFYERGNAFL is encoded by the coding sequence GTGTGCGTCGTCCTGTTTACGAGTGCGGAACCGCTCTATCTCCCCCGATACCTCCAGCCGATCTTCGAGGCTCACGCAGACACTATCGACCAGGTGGTCATCGCCCCCTTCGACGCATCCCCAGCTGAGCAACTACGCTCGCAGGCAGGCATGTACGGTGCCCGCGCTGGCATCCGGATGGCACTCCGCTACGGACGGAGTCGGGGGCTTGACGCGTTGCCCGGGCAGGTCGCCCGGCGTGTCACCGGGCGGTATCACTCGGTTCCGTCGGTCGCGAGAGCCCATGGCATCCCCGTCGAGCGCATCCCCGACGTGAGTGACCCGACGTTCGTCGAGCGTATGGAGGACCTCGCACCGGACCTTCTGCTCTCGATCGTGGCGGGCCAGCGACTTCCCGGGCCGGTCCTGGAGAGCGCCAACGACGCGGTGAACCTTCACGGGTCACTACTGCCGAAGTACCGCGGCCGGGCGACCGCCTTCTGGCCGCTGTTCTACGGCGACGACCGAACGGGTGTCACAGCACATCGTATGACCGAGCGCTTCGACGCAGGCCCGATTCTCGCCCAACGGGCGTTCCCCCTCGACAACGCCGACACCGTCGATACGGTATACCGCAAACTCGCCAAGGTGGGCGCCTCGCTCGTTGTCGAGTTGCTTGCCGCCTATCCAGAATTGCCAGCCGAGCGCCCCAACGGGACGACCCCGGCAGACTACCACGGGCTTCCGGGCCCAGAGGAGCGACGCCTGTTCTACGAGCGCGGCAACGCGTTTCTCTGA
- a CDS encoding homing endonuclease associated repeat-containing protein, with translation MTTEKECIDALREAASKLGESPTKAAYEELGLQPASGTIIRTMGGWNDAKEAAGLETYYAGQFGGDDVEPKPDDIELPEDVTWEELSDNQRWYYKNRQQEIEKKDRRRAELRSWLHEYKLQQCACVRCGEGDPACLDFHHTGEKEMGIAEMVMYGYSRESILEEIERCEVLCANCHRKEHYVEP, from the coding sequence ATGACGACCGAAAAAGAGTGCATCGACGCACTGCGTGAAGCTGCTTCGAAACTGGGCGAATCACCCACCAAAGCGGCGTACGAGGAACTCGGATTACAACCCGCGTCCGGGACGATCATCAGGACGATGGGTGGCTGGAACGATGCGAAAGAGGCGGCCGGGTTGGAGACGTACTACGCTGGCCAGTTCGGTGGCGACGACGTCGAACCGAAACCCGACGACATCGAACTCCCCGAGGACGTGACGTGGGAGGAGCTGTCAGACAACCAGCGCTGGTACTACAAGAACCGACAGCAGGAGATCGAGAAGAAGGACCGACGACGCGCCGAACTGCGGTCCTGGCTCCACGAGTACAAACTACAGCAGTGTGCCTGCGTCCGCTGTGGCGAAGGCGACCCAGCCTGCCTCGACTTCCATCACACCGGCGAGAAGGAGATGGGCATCGCTGAGATGGTCATGTACGGATACAGCCGAGAATCGATACTGGAGGAGATAGAGCGTTGTGAAGTGCTCTGTGCGAACTGCCACCGGAAAGAGCACTACGTGGAACCCTAA
- a CDS encoding homing endonuclease associated repeat-containing protein produces MTTESACIEALQTAAQRLDESPTKAAYEELGLRPASATIMRTMGGWNDAKEAAGLDTHPSSGTRVGSKPDDLPADVDDAWESLTVDQRWHYRNRKWNTERTLERRASLRRWIHEIKRESNGCTRCDVSTPICLDFHHREGEQKEMAVNKMVPHGYSRADIRAEIEKCILLCANCHAREHTARIESSSEQRTKEDRLRSWTRTYKRERGCRQCEERDPRCLQFHHVAEKTLGVGAMIANSYPESAVRDEVEKCEVLCANCHRREHLDAPTDAGESDRI; encoded by the coding sequence ATGACGACCGAATCAGCCTGCATCGAAGCCCTCCAAACGGCTGCGCAACGCCTCGATGAATCCCCCACGAAAGCCGCCTACGAGGAGCTCGGACTGCGTCCAGCATCGGCCACCATCATGCGGACGATGGGTGGCTGGAACGACGCGAAAGAAGCTGCCGGACTCGACACACACCCCTCCTCCGGGACCCGCGTCGGCTCCAAGCCCGACGACCTCCCTGCCGACGTCGACGACGCCTGGGAGTCGCTTACCGTCGACCAGCGCTGGCACTACCGGAACCGGAAATGGAACACCGAACGGACGCTCGAACGACGTGCGTCGCTCCGTCGCTGGATCCACGAGATCAAACGCGAGAGTAACGGCTGTACGCGGTGTGACGTGTCCACTCCAATCTGTCTCGACTTCCATCATCGTGAGGGAGAGCAGAAGGAGATGGCTGTGAACAAGATGGTCCCCCACGGCTACTCGAGGGCGGATATCCGTGCCGAGATCGAGAAGTGCATCCTCCTCTGTGCGAACTGCCACGCTCGCGAACACACGGCCCGAATCGAATCCTCCAGCGAACAGAGAACGAAAGAGGACCGTCTCCGATCTTGGACTCGAACGTACAAGCGAGAGCGAGGATGTCGACAGTGTGAGGAGCGTGACCCGCGTTGCCTCCAGTTCCACCACGTCGCGGAGAAGACACTGGGCGTCGGAGCCATGATCGCGAACAGCTATCCCGAATCGGCGGTCCGGGACGAGGTGGAAAAGTGCGAGGTCCTCTGTGCGAACTGCCACCGTCGGGAGCACCTCGATGCGCCGACCGATGCAGGAGAAAGCGACAGGATTTAG
- a CDS encoding TraM recognition domain-containing protein, with protein MGTERFERAVRSPDVIRYMVKALYDPVNGSDAFSHRELHAAVRQLHEGQTAPAVSDPDLERMLAGVTANRARSFDEIMQGVANRIEKIPIDQRLAAIFDHVPEGDDPHFDLVDYLDENVVIILDTGSLRPAAQRVLTLVMLSNLWTALRRRLRRSNGDPQLANLYIEEAASVADSDLLQELLAQARSFGCSVTLAMQFPAQLKEDRRTYDEILNNVSTVVTGNVPRDRELAARLATDDMDARDVGNRLRALQRGQWMVKLPAAYGQPEPRPFTVESVAPPAGHPAHGHNPSRREEWKFQDAKLDVHERTLESAGLVLDSPSTTVEPITDPEPDPQPADTSPRTDSALPHTKRMPSTVTYDDSTHALNCTECENRYDPDIKGMKRAIECCSSLDDTDRDDIPVCNLNLKLTAEELTDADWSIEQLLFMQAVYNAQQLRYDPLEYDLLNDSMIRLTEYVGIDNGAVQDLIDEDLVRHDTDHPHRLYTVSPEGRKVIGESYRQGIDYGHGAGDLEESSLHVLAVEIARRYLEQEYVANPDSRVTETVPYHDIDEKRRLDLAGVDDDGDIIVAVEAERVNHDLIRAVPEDYDKIADADVDEAIWVVTSQPDGHKVLAALNDPPEGDPRVEKTYSKTTPPHQFRIDTPGLTRMFTVKNLRNRLR; from the coding sequence ATGGGTACGGAGCGGTTCGAACGCGCCGTTCGCTCACCGGACGTGATTCGCTACATGGTGAAGGCGCTCTACGACCCAGTGAACGGCTCCGACGCCTTCTCACATCGAGAGCTACACGCAGCGGTCCGCCAGCTCCACGAAGGACAGACTGCACCGGCGGTCTCTGACCCGGACCTCGAACGGATGCTTGCGGGAGTCACGGCGAACCGCGCACGGTCGTTCGACGAGATCATGCAGGGGGTTGCGAACCGCATCGAGAAGATCCCCATCGACCAACGACTCGCCGCGATCTTCGACCACGTGCCAGAAGGCGACGACCCACACTTCGACCTTGTCGACTACCTCGACGAGAACGTCGTCATCATCCTCGACACGGGCTCGCTCCGGCCGGCTGCACAGCGCGTGCTTACGCTCGTGATGCTGTCGAACCTCTGGACGGCGCTGAGACGCCGCCTGCGCCGGTCCAACGGCGACCCGCAACTCGCGAACCTCTACATCGAGGAGGCCGCCAGCGTCGCCGACTCCGACCTCCTGCAAGAGTTACTCGCGCAAGCACGCAGCTTCGGCTGCTCGGTCACGCTCGCCATGCAGTTCCCCGCCCAGCTCAAGGAGGACAGACGAACCTACGACGAGATCCTGAACAACGTCTCGACGGTCGTCACGGGCAACGTGCCCCGCGACAGAGAGCTCGCCGCTCGATTAGCCACGGACGACATGGACGCCAGAGACGTGGGAAACCGCCTCCGTGCACTCCAGCGCGGCCAGTGGATGGTGAAACTCCCAGCCGCATACGGTCAACCGGAACCACGGCCGTTCACCGTCGAGTCCGTCGCTCCGCCCGCAGGCCATCCGGCCCACGGCCACAATCCATCCCGGAGAGAGGAGTGGAAGTTCCAGGACGCAAAGCTCGACGTCCACGAACGAACGCTCGAGTCCGCTGGCCTCGTGCTGGACTCGCCCAGTACCACGGTCGAACCGATCACTGACCCCGAACCGGACCCACAACCAGCCGACACCAGCCCCCGTACCGACTCCGCGCTCCCCCACACGAAGCGCATGCCCTCGACCGTCACGTACGACGATTCGACCCACGCCCTCAACTGTACAGAGTGCGAGAACCGCTACGACCCCGACATCAAGGGGATGAAACGCGCCATCGAGTGTTGCTCGTCACTCGACGACACTGACAGGGACGACATCCCCGTCTGCAACCTCAACCTGAAACTCACCGCCGAAGAGCTCACAGACGCCGACTGGAGTATCGAACAGCTGCTGTTCATGCAGGCCGTCTACAACGCACAGCAGTTACGGTACGACCCGCTGGAGTACGACCTGCTCAACGACTCGATGATCCGACTCACGGAGTACGTCGGCATCGACAACGGCGCAGTGCAGGACCTCATCGACGAAGACCTGGTCCGGCACGATACAGACCACCCGCACAGGCTCTACACCGTCTCACCCGAGGGTCGGAAGGTCATCGGCGAGAGCTACCGTCAGGGCATCGACTACGGCCACGGCGCCGGCGACCTCGAAGAGTCCTCCCTCCACGTGCTCGCCGTCGAGATTGCACGACGCTACCTCGAACAGGAGTACGTTGCGAACCCCGACTCGCGGGTCACGGAGACCGTTCCGTACCACGACATCGACGAGAAACGCCGGCTCGACCTCGCCGGCGTCGACGACGACGGAGACATCATCGTCGCAGTCGAAGCCGAACGAGTCAATCACGACCTCATCCGCGCCGTCCCGGAGGACTACGACAAGATCGCCGACGCCGACGTCGACGAAGCAATCTGGGTCGTCACGAGCCAGCCCGATGGCCACAAAGTGCTGGCTGCGCTGAACGACCCACCCGAAGGCGACCCCCGTGTCGAGAAGACGTACTCGAAGACCACTCCCCCACACCAGTTCAGGATCGACACACCTGGGCTGACCAGGATGTTCACGGTGAAGAACCTCCGGAACAGACTGAGGTGA
- a CDS encoding ImmA/IrrE family metallo-endopeptidase, producing the protein MSFQRTQTDSTDTDRSGTRVQFDDSDTRRDEMHDSLEAWVEQFAELSNEARASTELQKWLDVQSRFHDYSYRNTLLIKHQYPEATKVAGYNTWQNEFDRHVTEGESAIWIWAPIIAKRCPDCGNSQSYHSSSDCEYDETPPEEWDKGLVGFKPVPVFDVSQTEGEPLPELDTAARGDGDELLDALLSAAPELGVRVNLVSPGDWVHGAAAGVCTERSTYDCSLLIEVREDDNAAQVASVLAHEYAHALLHFDVDEDEREKREVEAESTAYVVSQYFGLDASRSALYVAAWDGEPAEAIQERLERIVATAREIIDAVERD; encoded by the coding sequence ATGTCGTTCCAGAGAACGCAGACCGATAGCACAGACACTGACCGATCCGGGACGAGGGTCCAGTTCGACGACTCCGACACTCGTCGCGACGAGATGCACGATTCGCTCGAAGCGTGGGTCGAGCAGTTCGCCGAACTCTCGAACGAAGCGAGAGCAAGTACAGAACTCCAAAAGTGGCTGGACGTCCAGTCGCGGTTCCACGACTACTCGTACCGAAATACGCTCCTCATCAAGCACCAGTACCCCGAGGCGACGAAGGTCGCAGGCTACAACACCTGGCAGAACGAGTTCGACAGACACGTCACGGAGGGCGAGTCTGCGATCTGGATCTGGGCACCCATCATCGCGAAACGGTGCCCGGACTGCGGGAACTCGCAGTCCTACCACTCCAGTAGCGACTGTGAATACGACGAGACGCCACCCGAGGAGTGGGACAAAGGACTGGTCGGATTCAAGCCTGTCCCCGTGTTCGACGTCTCCCAGACCGAGGGCGAGCCACTCCCCGAACTCGATACGGCAGCGCGTGGGGACGGAGACGAACTCCTGGACGCCCTCCTCAGTGCTGCTCCCGAACTCGGCGTTCGCGTGAACCTCGTGTCTCCCGGGGACTGGGTCCATGGAGCCGCAGCGGGTGTCTGCACCGAGCGGAGCACGTACGACTGTTCACTGCTCATCGAGGTGCGTGAAGACGACAACGCGGCCCAGGTGGCGAGTGTCCTCGCGCACGAGTACGCACACGCCCTGCTCCACTTCGATGTCGACGAGGATGAACGCGAGAAGCGCGAGGTAGAAGCTGAAAGCACGGCGTACGTGGTTTCGCAGTACTTCGGACTCGACGCCTCCCGGAGCGCGCTGTACGTCGCCGCGTGGGACGGTGAGCCTGCCGAGGCTATCCAAGAACGGTTGGAGCGAATCGTGGCGACGGCTCGGGAGATAATCGACGCAGTCGAGCGAGACTGA
- a CDS encoding transcription initiation factor IIB, protein MPVSDSYPRSFDEDVPLDQHTNRCPECDGRLTINATERACEDCGLVVTGQRLDRGPDWSSFDDDTRRRAGAPLTAARHDRGLSTTSGYGSDGNGNGLSNRKRRQLHRLRREHSRGRYESKADRNLMYGFTEIRRITGALGLGDSIRDQACSLFRTAQSERLLRGRSIEGVAAACVYAAARCNGLPRTLDEIASVARVEQERVQNSYKSLNVELGLPAQPMTPSEFVPRLASDLDVPDRLQQRALELAREAERAGVTNGVQPSGFAAACLYRAGLRSKWLTQREVAEAAGTSTATVRNHRDTLDEFVR, encoded by the coding sequence ATGCCAGTTAGCGACAGCTATCCGCGATCGTTCGACGAAGACGTCCCGCTCGACCAGCACACCAACCGGTGTCCGGAATGCGATGGCCGGCTCACGATCAACGCGACCGAACGCGCCTGCGAGGACTGCGGGCTCGTCGTTACCGGACAACGACTCGACCGCGGACCGGACTGGAGTTCGTTCGACGACGACACGCGCAGACGGGCAGGAGCGCCACTGACCGCAGCACGACACGACCGTGGGCTTTCGACGACGAGCGGCTACGGGAGCGACGGTAATGGGAATGGACTCTCCAACCGAAAGCGACGACAGCTCCACCGCCTCCGTCGCGAGCACTCCCGAGGGCGGTACGAGAGCAAAGCCGACCGGAATCTTATGTACGGCTTCACCGAGATTCGACGCATCACTGGCGCTCTCGGGCTCGGTGATTCAATCCGTGACCAGGCGTGCTCGCTGTTCCGAACCGCACAATCGGAGCGGCTACTGCGTGGGCGGTCAATCGAAGGTGTGGCTGCCGCGTGTGTCTACGCCGCGGCGCGGTGTAACGGCCTGCCCCGGACGCTCGACGAGATCGCCAGCGTCGCTCGTGTCGAACAAGAGCGAGTACAGAATTCGTACAAATCCCTCAACGTTGAGCTCGGACTCCCAGCGCAGCCGATGACGCCCAGCGAGTTCGTTCCCCGACTCGCTTCGGACCTGGACGTTCCCGACAGGCTCCAACAGCGTGCGCTCGAACTCGCTCGCGAAGCCGAGCGTGCGGGTGTGACCAACGGCGTCCAGCCCTCCGGGTTCGCTGCGGCCTGTCTGTACAGAGCCGGGCTGCGGTCGAAGTGGCTGACGCAGCGCGAGGTCGCCGAGGCTGCAGGGACGTCGACCGCGACAGTGCGGAACCATCGTGACACCCTAGATGAGTTCGTTCGCTAA